In Streptomyces sp. NBC_00414, a single window of DNA contains:
- a CDS encoding helix-turn-helix transcriptional regulator, with the protein MSGESVELTQGLRLLHDGPVTDAYNLLLLTATASRTSDPAQSRTACVHATLAAWAGGDRDGYRGALDALCAPDGPGSAAQQEAAGRDPVDAFWRDYRDGMRCVMNGDFRRANALLRPVLGILTARADAPGLMSAGTIALMLGDLATARQVLGIALATARAAGSTALVPRILEHLAYAELREGSYHQARVHAEAGLEAAGESGQRNVVAGLSAVLALAASIAGGPATVAAHAQAALRTAHAHGLSQTSTLAEWAQARADLGHGDAEHAAARLAPLVQGGPRQGHFGLWVMVVPCYVESAVLAGHDVDAAALIDQYAVWAAMGADPQAPALLARCRALVSSDGRTEELFTEALAEHEKANGPYEHARTQLAYGMWLRRRRRPVEARPQLRAAVLGFEQCGADVWAEHARAELRAAGDTLTTAPETGSLGLLTPQQLRIARSVAEGATNREVAQKLSISTRTVEYHLRNVFTQLGVRSRGALTRLLGAEQPGHF; encoded by the coding sequence ATGAGTGGTGAAAGCGTCGAGTTGACGCAAGGCCTCCGGCTGCTGCACGACGGTCCGGTCACCGACGCCTACAACCTGCTCCTCCTCACCGCCACCGCCTCCCGTACGAGCGACCCGGCCCAATCACGTACGGCCTGCGTACACGCCACGCTCGCGGCCTGGGCCGGCGGCGACCGCGACGGATACCGCGGAGCCCTCGACGCGCTGTGCGCCCCCGACGGTCCCGGGAGCGCCGCACAGCAGGAAGCGGCCGGCCGTGACCCGGTCGACGCCTTCTGGCGCGACTACCGCGACGGCATGCGCTGCGTGATGAACGGGGACTTCCGCCGTGCCAACGCGCTGCTGCGTCCCGTGCTCGGCATCCTGACAGCCCGTGCCGACGCACCCGGCCTGATGTCGGCCGGCACGATCGCCCTCATGCTGGGCGACCTCGCGACGGCACGCCAGGTGCTCGGCATCGCGCTGGCCACCGCCCGCGCCGCGGGATCGACGGCACTCGTACCGCGCATCCTTGAGCACCTCGCCTACGCCGAACTGCGGGAAGGCAGCTACCACCAGGCCCGCGTGCACGCCGAGGCCGGTCTGGAGGCAGCGGGCGAAAGCGGTCAACGCAACGTGGTGGCCGGTCTGTCGGCCGTGCTCGCGCTCGCCGCCTCGATCGCGGGCGGCCCCGCCACCGTCGCCGCGCACGCCCAGGCGGCGCTGCGTACCGCCCACGCGCACGGACTCAGTCAGACGAGCACACTCGCCGAATGGGCGCAGGCCCGCGCCGACCTCGGGCACGGAGACGCCGAACACGCTGCCGCCCGCCTGGCCCCCCTCGTCCAAGGCGGCCCACGGCAGGGCCATTTCGGCCTCTGGGTGATGGTGGTCCCCTGCTATGTCGAGTCAGCCGTGCTCGCGGGCCACGACGTCGACGCGGCGGCCCTGATCGACCAGTACGCCGTGTGGGCGGCCATGGGGGCCGATCCGCAGGCGCCTGCGTTGCTGGCGCGCTGCCGGGCCCTCGTGTCGAGCGACGGGCGGACCGAGGAACTGTTCACCGAGGCACTGGCGGAACACGAGAAGGCCAACGGCCCCTACGAGCACGCCCGGACCCAGCTCGCCTACGGGATGTGGCTGCGTCGCAGGCGCCGCCCCGTGGAAGCGAGGCCCCAACTGCGCGCCGCCGTCCTGGGGTTCGAGCAGTGTGGCGCGGACGTGTGGGCCGAGCACGCCCGCGCGGAACTGCGTGCGGCGGGGGACACGCTCACCACCGCGCCCGAGACCGGCTCCCTCGGCCTGCTCACCCCCCAGCAACTGCGCATAGCCCGCTCGGTGGCGGAGGGCGCGACCAATCGCGAAGTGGCGCAGAAGCTCTCGATCAGCACGCGCACGGTCGAGTACCACCTGCGGAACGTCTTCACCCAGCTCGGAGTCCGCTCCCGGGGCGCCCTCACCCGACTTCTCGGGGCGGAACAACCAGGACACTTCTGA
- a CDS encoding cutinase family protein, translated as MSHRASRRKLTIVSVGVAGALGAAGLTLLPSMASAAPCSDVEVVFARGSGEVPGLGIVGAPLVRNIKSGLPGKSVTSHAVDYAANFSQTSAGPGASAMTDHVRSTAANCPDTSFVLGGYSQGASVTDIALGIRTTLGTGRTIPTDLAPRVKAVVVFGNPLQLSGRTINTASGLYGAKAKEFCNTGDPVCGNGRSTAAHLRYHVNGSVQTGASFAVDRIDAG; from the coding sequence ATGTCTCATCGCGCGTCACGTCGCAAGCTCACGATCGTGTCCGTCGGCGTCGCCGGCGCCCTCGGTGCCGCCGGACTCACGCTGCTGCCCTCGATGGCCTCCGCCGCCCCGTGTTCCGACGTCGAGGTGGTCTTCGCCCGCGGCAGCGGCGAGGTCCCCGGGCTCGGCATCGTGGGAGCGCCGCTGGTGAGGAACATCAAGAGCGGGCTGCCGGGCAAGTCGGTCACCTCGCACGCCGTCGACTACGCGGCGAACTTCTCGCAGACCAGCGCGGGGCCCGGTGCCTCCGCCATGACGGACCACGTCAGGTCCACCGCGGCGAACTGCCCCGACACCTCGTTCGTCCTCGGCGGCTACTCGCAGGGTGCCAGTGTCACCGACATCGCCCTCGGCATCCGTACGACGCTGGGCACCGGCCGGACCATCCCCACCGATCTCGCGCCCCGGGTGAAGGCCGTCGTGGTCTTCGGGAACCCGCTCCAGTTGTCGGGCAGGACGATCAACACGGCGAGCGGGCTCTACGGGGCGAAGGCGAAGGAGTTCTGCAACACCGGCGACCCGGTGTGCGGCAACGGGCGCAGCACGGCGGCGCATCTCAGGTACCACGTCAACGGCAGCGTGCAGACGGGGGCGAGTTTCGCCGTCGACAGGATCGACGCGGGCTGA
- a CDS encoding helix-turn-helix domain-containing protein, which yields MNGGALHVHQASVGELQTAASTVLAPLAVTAAASDAEGHGSAFRADIDAAAVGRAAVARVRGSAHLVRRSTRAISSTDPELLKITLHGSAVPAEVDQDGSRSRAYRGDLVVLDMTRPYRMAVPDGCDVLAVGVSRTELGPHAGVVAGRAARRLPAGTGAQAVFSGFLRGLGTHLDELAGPAQAHVGDALVSLLIAAFTETEAGRADTATELADRIRVYALANISDPSLCVESVAAAHGISARQLHRLFGRSGTPFATWLRAERLGRVRRDLLDPAHDSRTTAAVAARWGIHDPRHLARGLKSHYGRTARDLRLDR from the coding sequence ATGAACGGTGGCGCTTTACACGTACACCAGGCCAGTGTCGGGGAGTTGCAGACCGCCGCGTCGACGGTCCTCGCTCCGCTGGCCGTGACGGCTGCGGCCTCGGATGCCGAGGGGCACGGGAGCGCGTTCCGGGCCGACATCGACGCGGCGGCGGTCGGCCGTGCCGCGGTGGCGCGGGTCCGGGGCTCGGCGCATCTGGTCCGGCGGTCGACCCGGGCCATCTCGTCCACGGATCCCGAACTGCTGAAGATCACCCTGCACGGGTCGGCCGTCCCTGCTGAGGTGGATCAGGACGGCAGCCGGTCCCGGGCCTACCGGGGTGACTTAGTGGTCCTCGACATGACACGCCCGTATCGCATGGCCGTCCCCGACGGGTGTGACGTGCTGGCCGTCGGCGTCTCGCGCACCGAACTGGGGCCGCACGCAGGGGTGGTGGCCGGTCGCGCGGCCCGCCGGCTGCCCGCCGGCACCGGGGCGCAGGCCGTGTTCTCCGGGTTTCTGCGGGGACTCGGCACCCACCTCGACGAACTGGCCGGTCCCGCGCAGGCGCATGTGGGCGACGCCCTGGTGTCGCTCCTGATCGCCGCCTTCACCGAGACGGAGGCGGGCCGGGCGGACACGGCCACCGAACTGGCCGACCGCATCCGCGTCTACGCCCTGGCGAACATCTCCGACCCGTCCCTGTGCGTCGAGTCGGTCGCGGCGGCCCACGGCATCTCCGCCCGTCAGCTCCACCGGCTGTTCGGCCGCTCCGGGACCCCGTTCGCGACCTGGCTGCGCGCCGAACGCCTCGGCCGCGTACGGCGCGACCTCCTCGACCCGGCCCATGACAGCCGCACGACGGCCGCCGTGGCCGCCCGCTGGGGCATCCACGACCCGCGCCACCTGGCCCGCGGCCTCAAGTCGCACTACGGCCGAACGGCCCGCGACCTGCGCCTGGACAGGTGA
- a CDS encoding ATP-binding protein: protein MQGHIGVQVPVTVRTFTQLFSCTPRGARLARRLVANRMDVWGYVYDSEASESVTLVVAELAANAVTHGRVKGRDFRVRLVMRSGEDVVRVEVADALPERRPVLRELPGPGEDDEGGRGLLLVDALAERWGATLCTGGTYKTVWAEVRVPGR, encoded by the coding sequence ATGCAAGGACACATCGGGGTCCAAGTCCCCGTCACCGTACGTACGTTCACCCAGCTCTTCAGCTGCACCCCGCGAGGGGCCCGGCTCGCCCGGCGGCTGGTCGCGAACCGGATGGACGTGTGGGGGTACGTGTACGACAGCGAGGCGAGCGAGTCCGTCACCCTGGTCGTCGCCGAGCTGGCGGCCAACGCGGTGACGCACGGGCGGGTCAAGGGCCGAGACTTCCGCGTACGGCTGGTCATGCGGTCCGGCGAGGACGTCGTACGGGTGGAGGTGGCCGACGCGCTCCCCGAACGACGGCCCGTGCTACGGGAGTTGCCTGGCCCCGGTGAGGACGACGAGGGCGGTCGCGGACTGCTGCTCGTCGACGCGCTGGCCGAGCGGTGGGGGGCGACCCTCTGTACGGGCGGAACGTACAAGACGGTGTGGGCGGAGGTCCGGGTGCCGGGCCGCTGA
- a CDS encoding DUF5753 domain-containing protein, protein MTNSTANEQGRRLPPRVYVERAEEVLDAFGVLRAAAKYATRQPGLASWFRKWADLEGQAITLCTYECRVIPGLLQTEAYARAVIWSVPLRPTDEQVEQRVAARFARQELLSTSPERPTAFNFIIEQAVLERHTGGEDVTRELIDHLLDVNERHWNVEIQLMPLRQPVHAGLDGPMRLLETPEHEWFAYAEGQKTGHLISDRQAISVLQQRYAKMRSQALTPEDTVSLLQQMRGAL, encoded by the coding sequence ATGACCAACAGCACGGCGAACGAGCAGGGGAGACGGCTGCCGCCGAGGGTGTATGTCGAGCGCGCGGAGGAGGTGTTGGACGCGTTCGGAGTGCTTCGGGCGGCGGCGAAGTACGCGACGCGGCAGCCGGGTCTGGCGTCCTGGTTCCGCAAATGGGCGGACCTGGAGGGGCAAGCGATCACTCTGTGCACGTACGAATGCCGGGTGATTCCGGGTCTGTTGCAGACGGAGGCGTACGCACGCGCGGTGATCTGGAGCGTGCCGCTCCGACCGACCGATGAGCAGGTCGAGCAGCGGGTGGCCGCGCGCTTCGCACGGCAAGAGCTGCTCAGCACGAGCCCGGAGCGGCCTACCGCATTCAACTTCATCATCGAACAGGCCGTCCTGGAACGACACACGGGCGGCGAGGACGTGACGCGCGAACTGATCGACCACCTGCTCGACGTGAACGAGCGGCACTGGAACGTCGAGATCCAGCTGATGCCACTCCGGCAACCCGTGCACGCGGGGCTCGACGGACCGATGCGCTTGCTGGAAACCCCTGAGCACGAATGGTTCGCGTACGCGGAAGGCCAGAAGACCGGCCACTTGATCAGCGACCGTCAAGCCATCAGCGTGCTCCAGCAGCGTTATGCCAAGATGCGCTCACAGGCACTCACCCCAGAGGACACGGTGAGCCTGCTCCAGCAGATGCGAGGGGCGCTATGA
- a CDS encoding DUF397 domain-containing protein, translating to MNNNTTELTWFKSSYSGSEGDDCVEVAACPATIHVRDSKNTRGPQLTLSPSAWAGFILDLSGPRSTA from the coding sequence ATGAACAACAACACGACCGAACTCACCTGGTTCAAGAGCAGTTACAGCGGCTCGGAGGGCGATGACTGCGTCGAAGTTGCCGCCTGCCCCGCCACCATCCACGTCCGTGACTCCAAGAACACCCGCGGGCCTCAGCTCACCCTCTCCCCCAGCGCCTGGGCGGGATTCATCCTCGACCTCAGTGGTCCGCGCAGCACGGCGTAG
- a CDS encoding PHP domain-containing protein, whose amino-acid sequence MGHGHSHGHGHGRHHGHDHDHGHDSAPLPAAFDTSVPDEALTPEQQSRRSMLRRAGLLGAGLATVGAFGAAASGTAAAQTATGARNSSGGRKGKGFLWLAGDHHIHTQYSSDGKYRVVDQVRQGARHGMDWLVITDHGSAAHAKIGVDKVNPDIKRARDAYEDTLVFQGLEWNIPGAEHGTVFVHPGKNEVSVLKQFENDYDGSVKNASDSTPANEALAVAGIAFLGEQVQRRKVKDALMLANHPARRGVDSPHEIRAWRDATPASHQIAVGFEGAPGHQAAGLPAPLGMGRARGIYDNNPSANSFPGYPPESYRTWGGFDWMTSTVGGLWDSLLAEGKAWWISANSDSHQVYADTAARGGGDFNTDGRYGDPVYNGQIDTTQGDYWPGQYSRTHVGAEDFSYAAVMDGIRAGRVWVDHGQLISGLDVRVSGGSRWATLGGALHVKKGTNVTLTVDIAPAQDANWAGFIPKLARVDVIQGDVTGPAADRDTLVAPTTKVVKSYEVDKTTGTVRITYSLGRVDRPLYLRLRGSDGNRSAVGARGAAVDPAGPAIDVVGDADPWKDLWFYSNPVWVLPA is encoded by the coding sequence ATGGGGCACGGACACAGTCACGGGCACGGACACGGGCGTCACCACGGTCACGACCATGACCACGGGCACGACAGCGCCCCGCTCCCCGCCGCCTTCGACACCTCCGTACCCGACGAGGCCCTGACCCCCGAGCAGCAGTCGCGCCGTTCCATGCTCCGTCGCGCGGGCCTGCTCGGCGCTGGTCTGGCCACTGTGGGAGCGTTCGGCGCGGCGGCGAGCGGAACGGCCGCCGCGCAGACCGCGACCGGCGCCCGGAACTCCTCCGGTGGCCGCAAGGGCAAGGGCTTCCTCTGGCTGGCCGGCGACCACCACATCCACACGCAGTACAGCAGCGACGGCAAGTACCGCGTCGTCGACCAGGTCAGGCAGGGTGCCAGGCACGGCATGGACTGGCTGGTCATCACGGACCACGGCAGCGCCGCGCACGCCAAGATCGGCGTCGACAAGGTCAACCCGGACATCAAGAGAGCCCGTGACGCGTACGAGGACACCCTCGTCTTCCAGGGCCTCGAATGGAACATCCCGGGCGCCGAGCACGGCACGGTCTTCGTGCACCCCGGCAAGAACGAGGTCTCCGTCCTCAAGCAGTTCGAGAACGACTACGACGGCAGCGTGAAGAACGCCTCCGACTCGACGCCCGCCAACGAGGCGCTCGCCGTCGCGGGTATCGCGTTCCTCGGCGAGCAGGTCCAGCGCCGCAAGGTCAAGGACGCGCTGATGCTCGCCAACCACCCGGCGCGCCGCGGTGTCGACTCCCCGCACGAGATCCGCGCCTGGCGCGACGCGACCCCCGCGAGCCACCAGATAGCCGTCGGCTTCGAGGGTGCCCCCGGCCACCAGGCCGCCGGCCTCCCCGCCCCCCTCGGCATGGGCCGGGCGCGTGGCATCTACGACAACAACCCGAGCGCCAACTCCTTCCCCGGCTACCCGCCGGAGAGCTACCGCACCTGGGGCGGCTTCGACTGGATGACGTCCACGGTCGGCGGCCTGTGGGACAGCCTGCTCGCCGAGGGCAAGGCCTGGTGGATCAGCGCCAACTCCGACTCCCACCAGGTGTACGCGGACACCGCCGCACGTGGTGGCGGCGACTTCAACACCGACGGCCGCTACGGCGACCCCGTCTACAACGGCCAGATCGACACCACGCAGGGCGACTACTGGCCCGGCCAGTACAGCAGGACCCACGTCGGCGCCGAGGACTTCTCGTACGCCGCCGTGATGGACGGCATCCGCGCCGGACGGGTCTGGGTCGACCACGGCCAGCTCATCAGCGGCCTCGACGTCCGGGTCTCCGGGGGCAGCCGCTGGGCGACCCTAGGTGGCGCACTGCACGTCAAGAAGGGCACGAACGTCACGCTGACCGTCGACATCGCGCCCGCCCAGGACGCGAACTGGGCAGGATTCATCCCGAAGTTGGCCCGCGTCGACGTCATCCAGGGTGACGTGACCGGCCCCGCCGCCGACAGGGACACCCTCGTCGCGCCGACCACGAAGGTCGTCAAGTCGTACGAGGTCGACAAGACGACCGGCACGGTCCGGATCACGTACTCCCTCGGCCGCGTCGACCGCCCGCTGTACCTGCGCCTGCGCGGCTCGGACGGCAACCGGTCCGCCGTCGGCGCGCGCGGTGCGGCCGTCGACCCCGCCGGTCCCGCGATCGACGTCGTCGGCGACGCGGACCCGTGGAAGGACCTGTGGTTCTACTCCAACCCGGTCTGGGTCCTGCCCGCGTGA